From the genome of Thermoanaerobacter uzonensis DSM 18761, one region includes:
- a CDS encoding aldo/keto reductase, which produces MRYINIGNGEIKASAIALGCMRIADKPVKEVAELINTALEEGINFFDHADIYGGGKSEEVFAEAISKKADIREKIIIQTKCGIRHGYYDFSKEHILKSVDGSLKRLKTDYIDVLLLHRPDTLMEPEEVAEAFSILHSSGKVRNFGVSNFNSMQIELLSKYLNQKLIINQLQFSIMHTGMIDSGFNVNMKVDQSIDRDGSVLEYCRLKNITIQAWSPFQYGFFEGTFLGNEKFKELNDKIDEIAAKKGVPTIAIPIAWILRHPAKIQAIVGTTNSARLKDICKASEIELTREEWYELYRAAGNKLP; this is translated from the coding sequence ATGAGGTATATCAATATTGGTAATGGGGAAATAAAGGCCTCGGCAATTGCGTTGGGTTGTATGAGGATTGCTGATAAGCCTGTAAAAGAAGTGGCGGAACTTATAAATACGGCTCTGGAGGAAGGAATAAATTTTTTTGACCATGCTGATATATATGGAGGAGGTAAATCTGAAGAGGTATTTGCTGAGGCAATAAGCAAAAAGGCTGATATCAGAGAAAAGATAATTATTCAAACTAAATGTGGCATAAGACATGGATATTATGACTTTTCAAAGGAGCATATTTTAAAATCTGTCGATGGAAGCTTAAAAAGGCTCAAAACTGACTACATAGATGTTTTGTTATTACACCGCCCTGATACTTTGATGGAACCAGAAGAAGTGGCAGAGGCTTTTTCAATACTTCACAGCAGTGGCAAGGTTAGAAATTTCGGTGTAAGTAATTTTAATTCGATGCAGATAGAACTGCTTAGTAAGTATTTAAACCAAAAGCTTATCATAAACCAATTGCAGTTTAGTATTATGCATACAGGTATGATAGATTCTGGTTTTAATGTGAATATGAAAGTAGATCAGTCTATAGATAGAGATGGCAGTGTTTTGGAGTATTGCAGGTTAAAGAATATTACGATACAAGCATGGTCGCCCTTCCAATATGGATTTTTTGAAGGCACTTTTTTAGGTAATGAAAAATTTAAAGAACTTAATGACAAAATTGACGAAATTGCTGCTAAAAAGGGTGTGCCAACTATTGCTATACCTATTGCATGGATTTTAAGACATCCAGCAAAGATACAAGCTATTGTTGGTACGACAAATTCTGCTCGATTGAAAGATATATGCAAAGCATCAGAGATTGAACTTACAAGAGAAGAATGGTATGAGTTATATAGAGCTGCAGGGAACAAATTACCATAA
- a CDS encoding pro-sigmaK processing inhibitor BofA family protein → MEGTFSFIVAILILVFILWLLGKSLRLMVKFVLNALVGFVMLLFFNFFGVLFGVYLPVNIITSFITGVFGIAGIAILLILKYLFHVI, encoded by the coding sequence ATGGAAGGGACTTTTTCGTTTATTGTTGCTATTTTAATATTAGTTTTTATTTTATGGCTTTTAGGTAAATCTCTAAGGTTGATGGTAAAGTTTGTATTAAATGCCTTAGTGGGTTTTGTGATGCTTTTATTTTTTAATTTTTTTGGTGTTCTATTTGGGGTTTACTTGCCTGTCAATATAATTACTTCATTCATTACAGGAGTTTTTGGAATAGCAGGTATAGCAATTTTGCTGATTCTTAAATATTTATTCCATGTCATATAA
- a CDS encoding undecaprenyl-diphosphate phosphatase, producing MELLIKAFIMGIVEGLTEFLPISSTGHLIIVGSFINFTGKFATMFEIVIQLGAILAVVYYYRGKIFASLKNLKPGDWGFNLWFKIFIAFIPAAVIGLFTHKYIEEYLFSPFTVAIALIVGAIMMIVIEDTFGKRYKIDNMDKVDTKKSFWIGIAQVMSLFPGMSRSASTIMGGMLVGLSVKAAAEFSFFLAIPTMLAATGFELVKSFTAMSLLEWEALAVGFIMSFITALFVVDKFLSYLTKHPLKPFAYYRLIVGLLMLLLISEKIVK from the coding sequence ATGGAACTATTAATCAAAGCTTTTATAATGGGAATCGTGGAAGGGTTAACTGAATTTCTCCCCATCTCCTCTACAGGACATTTAATCATTGTAGGAAGCTTTATTAATTTTACTGGAAAATTTGCTACAATGTTTGAAATCGTCATTCAGTTGGGAGCTATTTTAGCAGTTGTATATTATTACAGGGGAAAAATATTTGCTTCTCTTAAAAATTTAAAACCTGGAGATTGGGGATTTAATTTGTGGTTCAAAATCTTTATAGCTTTTATACCAGCAGCAGTGATAGGATTATTTACTCACAAATATATTGAAGAGTATTTATTTTCGCCCTTCACTGTAGCAATTGCCCTCATTGTAGGTGCAATAATGATGATAGTCATAGAAGATACTTTCGGAAAAAGATATAAAATTGATAACATGGACAAAGTAGACACAAAAAAATCTTTCTGGATAGGTATAGCACAAGTTATGTCGCTTTTCCCTGGAATGTCACGGTCTGCTTCTACTATAATGGGAGGTATGCTTGTAGGTTTATCTGTTAAAGCAGCTGCAGAATTTTCTTTCTTTTTAGCTATACCTACAATGTTGGCAGCAACAGGCTTTGAGCTTGTCAAAAGTTTTACTGCCATGTCCTTATTGGAATGGGAAGCTCTTGCAGTAGGATTCATAATGTCCTTCATAACGGCTTTATTTGTAGTAGATAAATTTTTGTCATACCTCACAAAACATCCTTTAAAACCATTTGCTTATTATAGACTAATTGTAGGACTACTTATGTTACTTCTAATATCTGAAAAGATAGTTAAATAA
- a CDS encoding O-acetyl-ADP-ribose deacetylase: MKEKIKLIKGNIVDQEVDAIVNAANSSLSGGGGVDGAIHRAGGPSIAEECRIIREKQGGCPTGHAVITGAGNLKAKYVIHAVGPIWRDGNHNEDNLLASAYIESLKLADEYNVKTIAFPSISTGAYGFPVERAAKIALRVVSDYLEGSNIKEVRFILFSDKDYEVYSKAYEELE; encoded by the coding sequence ATGAAAGAAAAGATAAAATTAATAAAGGGGAATATTGTAGATCAAGAAGTAGATGCTATTGTGAATGCTGCAAATTCTTCTTTATCTGGAGGTGGTGGGGTAGACGGAGCGATTCATAGAGCAGGTGGTCCTTCTATTGCTGAGGAGTGCAGAATTATAAGAGAAAAACAAGGAGGATGCCCTACAGGTCATGCGGTTATAACTGGAGCAGGTAATTTAAAGGCTAAATATGTGATTCATGCTGTTGGACCTATTTGGAGAGATGGCAATCATAATGAAGATAATTTATTGGCAAGTGCTTACATAGAAAGCCTTAAATTGGCGGATGAATACAATGTAAAAACTATAGCTTTTCCCTCTATAAGTACAGGAGCATATGGTTTCCCTGTGGAAAGAGCTGCAAAAATAGCTTTAAGAGTAGTATCTGATTATCTTGAAGGTAGCAATATAAAAGAAGTGAGATTTATACTTTTCAGTGATAAAGATTATGAAGTATATTCAAAAGCTTATGAGGAATTGGAATAA
- a CDS encoding MFS transporter: MSLRLNYFKIFNLGLGFMVISMIWAAYNAYMPIFLGNFTKSNTLIGFVMSWDNIANLFILPIFGALSDNTRTLIGRRMPYILVSMPLAGILYALLPLQTKLLSLLIIDLLFNIVVATYRTPMVALMPDIVEEEHRSKANGVINFMGGLGSLIIFFIGSQLYKINKAYPFFLSGILSLIIPIVLFLTIKEPKIVNNEEKKEKQSILKALATVVKDQNKAPFYTLLSIFMTIAGFAAVETFFTRYCKIALGIDESVSSFAMGFYALAFLVFALPAGFIATKIGKRKTMMIGAFGQGILFLIFMIVRDFRTIQILMPFAGMFNALFTINSYPLVVSYTSAEKIGTYTGLYYFFSSLAAIVTPSSFGAIMDFIGFNKLFLAASICLFISFAFLWIIGEKYENTMS, translated from the coding sequence ATGTCGTTGCGTCTGAATTATTTTAAAATATTTAACTTGGGCCTTGGTTTTATGGTAATTTCCATGATTTGGGCAGCTTATAACGCTTATATGCCCATTTTTCTTGGCAATTTTACAAAAAGCAATACTTTAATTGGGTTTGTAATGAGTTGGGACAATATTGCTAACCTTTTTATACTGCCTATTTTTGGAGCTTTGAGTGATAACACAAGAACGCTAATAGGAAGGCGCATGCCATATATACTGGTTAGTATGCCCCTTGCTGGAATTTTATATGCTTTGCTTCCACTTCAGACAAAACTTTTATCGCTTCTTATTATAGATTTGCTGTTTAACATTGTTGTAGCTACGTATAGGACTCCTATGGTAGCTTTAATGCCAGATATTGTAGAAGAAGAACACAGAAGCAAAGCTAATGGAGTCATAAATTTTATGGGAGGATTAGGTTCATTAATAATATTTTTTATTGGATCTCAGCTTTATAAAATAAACAAAGCATATCCCTTCTTTTTGTCAGGGATTTTATCATTAATTATACCTATAGTTTTATTTTTAACAATTAAAGAACCTAAAATAGTTAATAATGAGGAAAAAAAAGAGAAACAGAGTATTTTAAAGGCCCTTGCAACTGTGGTAAAAGATCAAAATAAAGCACCCTTTTATACTCTCCTGTCAATTTTTATGACAATTGCGGGTTTTGCTGCAGTTGAAACTTTTTTCACAAGGTATTGCAAAATAGCTTTAGGGATAGACGAAAGTGTTTCTTCTTTTGCAATGGGTTTTTACGCTTTGGCATTTTTGGTTTTTGCTTTACCTGCTGGATTTATAGCTACAAAAATAGGGAAAAGAAAAACTATGATGATTGGAGCTTTTGGACAAGGAATTTTATTTTTAATATTTATGATAGTACGTGATTTTAGGACAATCCAAATTTTGATGCCTTTTGCTGGAATGTTTAATGCTTTATTTACAATAAATTCTTATCCTCTTGTAGTGAGCTATACTTCAGCTGAAAAAATAGGGACATATACAGGACTTTATTATTTCTTTTCATCTCTGGCTGCAATAGTTACTCCTTCCTCTTTTGGAGCTATTATGGATTTTATAGGATTTAACAAGTTATTTTTAGCAGCATCTATATGTTTATTTATATCTTTTGCTTTTCTATGGATAATTGGTGAAAAATATGAAAACACAATGTCGTGA
- a CDS encoding glycerophosphodiester phosphodiesterase — MKPLVIAHRGDSRNAPENTLASFKRALEMGADGIELDVQLTKDGQLVVIHDERVDRTTDGIGFVKDFTLKELKRLDAGIKFDKKFAGERIPTLYEVFELIGHKNFIVNIEIKSGIVLYPGIEEKLIKAIEDYDFEDRIVISSFNHYSLRDVKRMAPEFKIGLLYQCGLVEPWHMAIRMEAYSLHPFYFNIIPELVEGCKKNNIKLFPWTVDRKEDMEMMIKAGVDGIITNDPETLINLLKKGE, encoded by the coding sequence ATGAAACCTTTAGTAATTGCCCATAGAGGAGATTCAAGAAATGCTCCAGAAAACACATTAGCATCTTTTAAAAGGGCTTTAGAAATGGGAGCTGACGGTATTGAATTGGACGTGCAGCTTACTAAAGATGGACAACTAGTAGTGATTCACGATGAAAGGGTAGACAGGACTACAGACGGAATTGGCTTTGTTAAAGATTTTACTTTAAAAGAGCTTAAGAGACTAGATGCTGGCATAAAATTTGACAAGAAGTTTGCAGGGGAGAGAATACCAACTCTTTATGAGGTTTTTGAACTCATTGGACATAAAAATTTTATTGTAAATATAGAGATAAAAAGTGGAATTGTGCTTTATCCGGGAATTGAAGAAAAGCTTATCAAAGCGATAGAGGATTATGACTTTGAGGATAGAATAGTTATTTCTTCTTTTAACCATTATAGTTTAAGAGATGTAAAGAGAATGGCACCGGAGTTTAAAATAGGCCTTCTTTATCAATGTGGGCTTGTAGAACCATGGCATATGGCAATTCGTATGGAAGCTTATTCACTTCATCCTTTTTACTTTAACATAATACCTGAGCTTGTAGAGGGCTGTAAGAAAAATAATATAAAGTTGTTTCCTTGGACTGTTGATAGAAAAGAAGACATGGAAATGATGATAAAGGCGGGAGTGGATGGAATTATCACAAATGACCCTGAGACTTTAATAAATCTTTTAAAGAAGGGAGAATAA
- a CDS encoding B12-binding domain-containing radical SAM protein, producing the protein MKTLLVGINAKYYHTNLAIRNIRKFCHLYDIEIFETTINDNTDFMLESIIEKEPDVIGISCYIWNIEIALNLAENIKKILPKVILVLGGPEASYDVDNLLSKGFVDYIVLGEGEIAFKELLEALEGKRDIKEVAGISYKVDGQIVIQPQKDYVNLNEVPISYEKEEDLSNKLVYYETSRGCPFKCAYCLSSIDNKLRYESLEKVERDLKWFADKNVKILKLIDRSFNSNRKRAREILNIMKKIGGDTVFHCEVNPELVDEEFIEELKGLEKRIQFEVGVQTTNKNSLKKISRITAVEKALRGIKLLKEAGIKLHVDLIAGLPEDSFGTFSKAFDDVYNLKPDEIQLGFLKVLKGTPLIRKVGEFEIVYDSKPPYEVLYTKDISYQELVILKGIAFLLNKYYNSGKFKKTLEYLENKFEKPFDFYLEFYKYWKGKELLYKNHSLKALYDILYKFSIETFDVDEDLIKDIIKFDFLYFNAAKDLPDCVKEKYTKDQEIFKKYLKDENWLMKNLPQAVGLSSLELSKRMTYEFFKHDVTANFKKENLIIIFLHEEEQTYYTKLIL; encoded by the coding sequence ATGAAAACACTTCTTGTGGGAATCAATGCAAAATATTATCATACAAATCTTGCTATAAGAAACATAAGAAAGTTTTGTCATCTTTATGATATAGAAATTTTTGAGACTACTATAAATGACAATACAGATTTTATGCTAGAAAGCATTATAGAAAAAGAACCAGACGTAATAGGTATATCTTGTTACATATGGAATATAGAAATAGCATTAAATTTGGCTGAAAATATAAAAAAAATACTTCCGAAAGTAATATTGGTTTTGGGGGGACCTGAGGCTTCTTATGATGTAGATAATCTTTTGTCAAAAGGCTTTGTAGATTACATAGTTTTAGGGGAAGGAGAAATTGCTTTTAAAGAATTATTGGAAGCGTTAGAAGGAAAAAGGGATATAAAAGAAGTTGCAGGAATTAGCTATAAGGTTGATGGGCAAATAGTAATTCAACCACAAAAAGATTATGTCAACTTAAATGAAGTTCCCATATCTTATGAGAAAGAGGAAGATTTGAGCAATAAGCTTGTGTATTATGAGACTTCAAGAGGTTGTCCTTTTAAATGTGCCTATTGTCTTTCTTCTATTGACAATAAATTGAGATATGAAAGCCTTGAAAAAGTTGAAAGGGATTTGAAGTGGTTTGCAGATAAAAATGTGAAAATATTAAAACTTATTGATAGGTCTTTTAATTCAAATAGAAAGAGAGCAAGAGAAATTTTAAATATTATGAAAAAAATAGGTGGAGATACTGTATTTCACTGCGAAGTTAACCCTGAGCTTGTGGATGAAGAGTTTATAGAAGAATTAAAAGGGTTGGAAAAAAGAATACAGTTTGAAGTAGGAGTTCAGACTACAAATAAGAATAGCTTAAAAAAGATATCTCGTATTACTGCAGTTGAAAAGGCCTTGAGAGGAATAAAACTGCTTAAAGAGGCGGGAATAAAACTGCATGTAGATTTGATAGCGGGACTTCCTGAAGATAGCTTTGGGACTTTTAGTAAAGCTTTTGATGATGTGTATAATTTAAAACCTGATGAAATACAGCTGGGATTTTTAAAAGTATTAAAAGGTACTCCTTTAATAAGAAAAGTGGGGGAGTTTGAAATAGTTTATGATAGTAAACCTCCATATGAGGTCTTATATACAAAAGATATTAGTTACCAAGAGTTAGTTATTTTAAAGGGTATAGCGTTTCTTTTGAACAAATACTATAATTCCGGCAAATTTAAAAAAACTCTTGAATATTTGGAGAATAAGTTTGAAAAGCCATTTGACTTTTATCTTGAATTTTATAAGTATTGGAAAGGAAAAGAGCTATTATATAAAAATCATTCATTAAAAGCCTTATACGATATTTTATATAAATTTTCTATTGAAACATTCGATGTCGATGAGGATTTAATAAAAGATATTATAAAATTTGATTTTTTGTATTTTAATGCTGCCAAAGATTTACCTGATTGTGTAAAAGAAAAATATACTAAAGATCAAGAGATTTTTAAAAAGTATCTTAAAGATGAAAATTGGTTAATGAAAAATCTTCCACAAGCTGTTGGACTTTCAAGTCTTGAATTGTCAAAGAGAATGACTTATGAATTTTTTAAACACGATGTGACAGCAAATTTTAAAAAAGAAAATTTAATAATAATTTTCCTTCATGAAGAAGAACAAACTTATTATACAAAATTAATTTTGTGA
- a CDS encoding M48 family metallopeptidase, which produces MAFIKFNKLWLILILIATIFSALYLYYTLFPGNIPHEVYKYFSPAEISKAQEYHKINRLIYITSFLTKATFLLWFVFGNNAIKLSYYTEKLALGKYYVNVFLYFIALWVILRLISLPFSLLSHSVQVEWGFSVQTMASWWSDYFKSAALDFVFSSMGVLLLFVALNKWPNNWWVSAAVFLTIIMFVQIYVYPTFIAPLFNKFTPIKDQKIINMVKEISKNAGIKIDKIQEMDASKRTTLANAYFYGFGKTSRIVLYDTLLKNYPEDEIKAVIAHEAGHWKENHVLKSMLIGIVGLVIGLYFLNILIHSSLFLPYGKRMTTAVLAMVYLFILLINFDTSPIQNYISKQMEKQADLLSVEYLHDKKPVIKLQIDLAKKSLLDVAPPPFIEWFSYSHPSTMHRIKLVEKANVK; this is translated from the coding sequence ATGGCTTTTATAAAATTCAATAAATTGTGGCTGATACTTATATTAATTGCCACAATATTTTCTGCTTTATACCTTTATTATACATTATTTCCAGGAAATATACCTCATGAAGTCTACAAATATTTTTCCCCTGCAGAAATATCAAAAGCGCAAGAGTATCACAAAATAAATCGATTGATTTACATAACTTCTTTTTTGACAAAAGCAACTTTTTTGTTATGGTTTGTATTTGGGAATAATGCTATCAAGCTTTCATACTATACCGAAAAATTAGCTTTAGGTAAATACTATGTGAATGTCTTTTTATATTTCATTGCCTTATGGGTAATTTTAAGGTTAATATCTCTACCCTTTAGCCTTTTAAGCCATTCTGTTCAAGTTGAATGGGGTTTTTCTGTACAGACAATGGCTTCTTGGTGGAGTGATTATTTTAAAAGTGCGGCTTTAGACTTTGTTTTTTCGTCAATGGGAGTATTGCTCTTATTTGTAGCTCTAAATAAATGGCCTAATAACTGGTGGGTAAGTGCTGCAGTCTTTTTGACGATAATTATGTTTGTGCAAATTTACGTCTATCCTACCTTTATAGCACCTTTATTTAATAAATTTACCCCAATCAAAGACCAAAAAATAATAAACATGGTAAAGGAAATATCAAAAAATGCGGGAATAAAAATAGATAAGATTCAAGAAATGGATGCAAGTAAAAGGACTACTCTTGCCAATGCCTACTTTTATGGATTTGGAAAGACAAGTAGAATTGTATTGTACGATACATTATTAAAAAATTATCCAGAGGACGAAATAAAGGCAGTTATAGCTCATGAAGCAGGTCATTGGAAAGAAAATCACGTATTAAAAAGTATGTTAATAGGCATAGTAGGACTTGTAATAGGCCTTTATTTTCTTAATATTTTAATTCACTCAAGCTTATTTCTCCCTTATGGTAAAAGAATGACTACTGCAGTTTTAGCGATGGTATATTTGTTTATATTACTTATAAATTTTGACACAAGTCCAATACAGAATTACATATCAAAGCAGATGGAAAAACAAGCAGATTTACTATCTGTAGAATACCTTCACGACAAAAAACCTGTAATAAAACTTCAGATTGACCTTGCTAAAAAAAGTTTATTGGATGTAGCTCCGCCGCCTTTTATAGAATGGTTTTCTTATTCTCATCCTTCTACAATGCATAGGATTAAATTAGTAGAAAAGGCAAATGTAAAATAA
- a CDS encoding ATP-binding protein: MRVARIDENICDRSPFCPAAMSCRFKAFKVTFGGSFRVNISIDEEKCTGCGVCTRYCPHGAIELIDREKAS; this comes from the coding sequence ATGAGAGTAGCAAGAATCGATGAAAATATATGCGACAGGTCACCTTTTTGTCCAGCAGCCATGAGTTGCAGATTTAAGGCTTTTAAAGTTACGTTTGGAGGGTCATTTAGGGTAAACATAAGCATCGATGAAGAAAAGTGCACAGGGTGTGGTGTTTGTACGAGATATTGCCCTCATGGAGCAATTGAACTTATAGATAGAGAAAAAGCTTCATAA
- a CDS encoding alpha/beta fold hydrolase — translation MVIKDEYLNIKGSKIHYLEIDKESSKDTVILLHGKRYNTYDWINSGIAENLSNEGFKVICLEFPGYGSSEECDLEREEALLEFVKNLNIPSLHLVAPSFSGEISIKFALKYGDMLKSLTIVDSIKVDKYKEKLNEIYVKTLIVWGKKDEIAPYEFAEILKNNIKNSTLFMFENLGHTCYFDDAKKFSEVLINFIRA, via the coding sequence ATGGTTATAAAAGATGAATATTTAAATATAAAAGGCAGTAAAATTCATTATTTAGAAATAGATAAAGAGAGTAGCAAAGATACAGTGATATTATTACATGGCAAAAGATACAATACTTATGATTGGATAAATTCAGGGATAGCTGAAAATTTGTCTAATGAAGGATTTAAGGTGATATGTCTCGAATTTCCCGGATATGGTTCTTCCGAAGAGTGCGATTTAGAAAGAGAAGAGGCTTTACTAGAATTTGTAAAAAACTTAAATATCCCTTCTCTTCACCTTGTAGCTCCCTCTTTTAGCGGTGAGATATCGATAAAATTTGCTCTCAAATATGGCGATATGCTTAAAAGTTTGACAATTGTGGATAGCATAAAAGTAGATAAATACAAAGAAAAATTAAATGAAATATATGTGAAAACATTGATTGTATGGGGAAAGAAGGATGAAATTGCGCCATATGAATTTGCGGAAATATTGAAAAATAATATTAAAAACAGTACATTGTTTATGTTTGAGAATTTGGGACATACCTGCTATTTTGATGATGCAAAAAAGTTCTCTGAGGTGCTGATAAATTTTATAAGAGCATAA
- a CDS encoding NAD(P)/FAD-dependent oxidoreductase: MLLKEGKIGNIKLKNRIIMLPTVTNLSNEGFVSEREVEYYKRRSKGVSLVIVGASYVNKLGKFFINQIGIDDDDKIQGLRKLSEVIHQNGAQAAIQLAMHNPKYKPSDFTKQQIQGFIQDFVNGAIRAKKAGFDAVELHFAHGWFVNQFLSPDTNQRTDEYGGNFEGRAKFALDILRGVKKALPDMTVICRINGSDFTDGGFSIEESVRFAKLLEYHGADALDISGGVSSTSEYHISPMGIGDKPLIGILKRIKENITIPVIAVDKLGSVYDWEKILEDGIADFIGIARGLIGDPDLAEKLIKGQEDIRYCIHCNQACIAYIQKGLSVSCMINPEVGREKEFEVKTDKPLNIAVIGGGPAGMSAAKYLAKKGHNVTLFEKENKLGGQLNVAKVPPYKQEIGKVIEYLENDLKKYNVKVHLNKKISLQEIKEMPYDKIVIATGSKPAKINLDADINSYTAIEVLEGNIPKGRDIAIIGGGLTGLETAEYLAEKGKKVTVLEMKEEAGEGIYPMVKKLILNRLKELKVDIITNALIKEISGGKLMYTSKDTYKVVKVEDVVLAVGNLPDTEFEELKNENRYHFIGDCKTVASAVEAIRDGAELSLII; the protein is encoded by the coding sequence GTGTTATTAAAAGAAGGGAAAATAGGGAATATTAAGTTAAAAAATAGGATAATTATGTTGCCTACTGTTACAAATTTATCAAATGAGGGTTTTGTAAGCGAAAGAGAAGTGGAATATTATAAAAGAAGGTCAAAAGGTGTCTCATTGGTCATTGTGGGTGCAAGTTACGTAAATAAGCTGGGAAAATTTTTCATAAATCAAATAGGAATAGATGATGACGACAAAATACAGGGACTTAGAAAATTATCGGAGGTAATTCACCAAAATGGGGCACAAGCTGCTATTCAACTTGCAATGCACAATCCAAAATACAAGCCATCAGATTTTACAAAACAACAGATACAGGGTTTTATACAAGATTTTGTAAATGGAGCAATAAGGGCGAAAAAGGCTGGTTTTGATGCTGTGGAGTTGCACTTTGCCCATGGTTGGTTTGTAAATCAATTTTTATCGCCTGATACAAACCAAAGGACTGACGAATACGGAGGAAATTTTGAAGGAAGGGCAAAGTTTGCACTTGATATATTGCGAGGAGTTAAAAAAGCCCTTCCCGATATGACAGTAATTTGCAGGATTAATGGCAGTGATTTTACAGATGGAGGCTTTTCAATCGAAGAGAGTGTAAGATTCGCAAAACTGTTAGAATACCATGGTGCTGATGCTTTAGATATATCAGGAGGTGTGTCTTCCACATCGGAATACCATATCTCTCCTATGGGAATTGGAGATAAGCCTTTAATTGGAATTTTAAAGAGGATAAAGGAAAATATAACTATACCTGTTATAGCGGTTGATAAGCTCGGCAGTGTTTACGATTGGGAAAAAATTTTAGAGGATGGCATAGCTGATTTTATAGGGATAGCTCGTGGTCTCATAGGAGATCCGGATTTGGCAGAAAAGTTGATAAAAGGACAAGAAGATATAAGGTATTGCATTCACTGCAATCAGGCGTGTATTGCATACATTCAAAAAGGACTTTCTGTTTCTTGCATGATTAATCCAGAGGTAGGGAGAGAAAAAGAATTTGAAGTAAAAACCGATAAACCATTAAATATAGCTGTAATTGGCGGCGGGCCAGCAGGCATGTCTGCGGCCAAATATCTTGCTAAAAAAGGTCATAATGTTACTTTGTTTGAAAAAGAAAATAAACTTGGCGGACAACTAAATGTAGCAAAAGTGCCTCCTTATAAACAAGAGATAGGGAAAGTTATTGAATATCTGGAAAATGATTTAAAGAAATACAATGTCAAAGTACATTTAAATAAAAAAATAAGTTTACAGGAAATAAAAGAAATGCCTTATGATAAAATTGTCATTGCTACAGGCTCAAAGCCAGCTAAAATCAATTTGGATGCGGATATAAATTCCTACACGGCTATTGAAGTATTGGAGGGAAATATTCCAAAAGGAAGAGATATTGCAATAATTGGTGGAGGCCTTACTGGACTTGAAACAGCCGAATACCTTGCTGAAAAAGGGAAAAAAGTGACAGTTTTAGAAATGAAAGAAGAAGCTGGCGAAGGGATATACCCAATGGTTAAAAAACTGATTTTAAATAGATTAAAAGAACTTAAAGTTGATATAATCACAAATGCTTTAATAAAAGAAATATCTGGTGGAAAACTCATGTATACTTCCAAGGACACATATAAAGTAGTCAAAGTTGAGGATGTAGTTTTAGCAGTTGGAAATTTACCTGATACTGAATTTGAGGAACTAAAAAATGAAAACAGATATCATTTCATTGGCGACTGCAAAACTGTTGCTTCTGCAGTAGAAGCGATAAGGGATGGAGCAGAGCTTTCACTCATTATATAG
- a CDS encoding type 1 glutamine amidotransferase domain-containing protein — translation MKKIAILIENMYEEPELLYPYYRLKEEGYEVHLIGPEKDKVYTGKHGYPMKSTHASKDVKAKDYDAVIIPGGYSPDYMRRCNDTINFVKEMDKLQKPIAAICHGPWIMASACNLKGKRVTSFFSIKDDLINAGAQYVDEEVVVDGNLITSRTPNDLVAFLKAIIEKVK, via the coding sequence ATGAAAAAAATTGCTATATTAATTGAGAATATGTATGAAGAGCCAGAACTACTATATCCATACTATAGACTTAAAGAAGAGGGATATGAAGTACATTTAATAGGTCCAGAAAAAGACAAAGTATATACAGGAAAACATGGATATCCAATGAAAAGCACCCATGCTTCAAAAGATGTAAAAGCCAAAGATTATGATGCAGTAATAATCCCTGGAGGTTATTCACCTGATTACATGAGGAGATGTAATGACACTATTAATTTTGTCAAAGAAATGGACAAACTGCAAAAGCCTATAGCGGCTATTTGCCACGGCCCCTGGATTATGGCTTCCGCTTGCAATTTAAAAGGCAAAAGAGTGACAAGCTTTTTCTCAATAAAAGATGACTTAATAAATGCAGGAGCCCAGTATGTAGATGAAGAAGTAGTTGTAGATGGAAATTTAATAACCTCCAGAACTCCAAATGATTTGGTAGCTTTTTTAAAAGCCATAATTGAAAAGGTTAAGTAA